A genomic region of Antennarius striatus isolate MH-2024 chromosome 4, ASM4005453v1, whole genome shotgun sequence contains the following coding sequences:
- the snx33 gene encoding sorting nexin-33 isoform X1, giving the protein MSVRAKALYTFLSENKEEISIQENEELVIFDENSVDGWFQGENSRGERGLFPASYVEIIRTRSNSNVTDCSISPAGSLGNDSSYFPSTPNTTLHLQQSYYDDDDDDWDDWDDRSTVVDDGDHTRSPGANGHAHQSPPSNNPNVHYRSKPHMERQDSISSSRKGSMVGRNLNRFSSFVRSGVEAFVLGDVPMMAKIAESYTIEMGPLGPGWKESPQPFSCSIEDPTKQTKFKGIKTYISYRVTPSHTGRPVYRRYKHFDWLYNRLLHKFTVISVPHLPEKQATGRFEEDFIEKRKRRLILWMNHMTSHPVLSQYEGFEHFLMCADDKQWKLGKRRAEKDEMVGAHFMLTLQIPNEHQDLQDVEERIDTFKSFAKKMDDSVMQLTHVASELVRKHLGGFRKEFQRLGNSFQSISQAFMLDPPHSSDTLNNAISHTGRTYENIGEMFAEQPKYDLFHMLDKLSLYQGLLCNFPDIIHLQKGAFAKVKESQRMSDEGKMDQGEADGIRKRCRTVGFALQAEMSHFHQQREVDFRDMMQAYLREQIAFYQRVVQQLERTLRMYDCL; this is encoded by the exons ATGTCAGTCAGAGCCAAAGCACTCTACACTTTCCTGAGCGAAAACAAAGAGGAGATCAGCATCCAGGAGAACGAGGAGCTGGTGATCTTCGACGAGAACTCTGTGGACGGCTGGTTCCAGGGGGAGAACAGCCGGGGGGAGAGGGGTCTCTTCCCAGCTTCCTATGTGGAAATCATCCGCACTCGCTCCAACTCCAACGTGACGGATTGTTCCATCAGCCCAGCGGGATCTTTAGGAAATGACTCCTCCTATTTCCCCTCCACCCCAAACACCACTCTGCACTTGCAGCAGAGTTACTATgacgatgacgacgacgacTGGGACGACTGGGACGACAGATCGACGGTGGTGGACGATGGCGACCACACCAGAAGCCCTGGCGCCAATGGACATGCCCATCAGAGCCCGCCGTCCAACAACCCCAACGTGCACTACCGGTCCAAACCCCACATGGAGCGCCAGGACAGCATCTCCAGCTCCAGGAAGGGCAGCATGGTGGGGAGGAACTTGAACAGATTCTCCAGCTTTGTGCGCTCTGGGGTGGAAGCGTTCGTGTTGGGCGACGTACCCATGATGGCCAAGATAGCCGAGTCCTACACCATTGAGATGGGTCCGCTGGGCCCCGGATGGAAGGAGAGCCCACAGCCGTTCTCCTGCTCCATCGAAGACCCCACCAAACAGACGAAGTTCAAGGGCATCAAGACGTACATCTCGTACCGCGTGACGCCGAGCCACACCGGGCGTCCCGTCTACCGGCGCTACAAACACTTCGACTGGCTGTACAACCGCCTCCTGCACAAGTTCACTGTGATCTCCGTGCCCCACCTGCCTGAGAAGCAGGCCACGGGCCGATTCGAGGAAGACTTCATCGAGAAGCGCAAGAGACGACTGATCCTGTGGATGAACCACATGACCAGCCACCCCGTCCTCTCCCAGTACGAAGGTTTCGAACACTTTCTGATGTGTGCCGACGACAAGCAGTGGAAACTGGGGAAGAGACGGGCCGAAAAAGATGAGATGGTGGGCGCCCACTTCATGCTGACCCTCCAGATCCCCAACGAGCACCAGGACCTTCAGGACGTGGAGGAGCGGATCGACACCTTCAAGTCCTTCGCCAAGAAGATGGACGACAGCGTGATGCAGCTCACGCATGTTGCGTCGGAGTTGGTGCGGAAACACCTGGGCGGGTTCAGGAAGGAGTTCCAGCGTTTGGGGAACTCCTTCCAGTCCATCAGCCAGGCCTTCATGCTGGACCCTCCCCACAGCTCGGACACCTTGAATAACGCCATCTCCCACACGGGACGCACCTACGAGAACATTGGAGAGATGTTTGCGGAGCAACCTAAGTATGACCTCTTCCACATGCTGGACAAGCTGTCACTCTACCAAGGCCTGCTTTGCAACTTCCCCGACATCATTCATCTACAGAAAG GCGCCTTCGCCAAGGTGAAGGAGAGCCAACGGATGAGCGACGAGGGGAAGATGGACCAGGGCGAGGCGGACGGCATCAGGAAACGCTGCCGGACGGTGGGGTTCGCCCTCCAGGCGGAGATGAGCCACTTCCATCAGCAGAGGGAGGTGGACTTCAGAGACATGATGCAGGCCTACCTCAGGGAGCAGATAGCCTTTTACCAGCGTGTTGTCCAGCAACTGGAGCGCACCCTGCGCATGTACGACTGTCTGTAA
- the snx33 gene encoding sorting nexin-33 isoform X2, producing MSVRAKALYTFLSENKEEISIQENEELVIFDENSVDGWFQGENSRGERGLFPASYVEIIRTRSNSNVTDCSISPAGSLGNDSSYFPSTPNTTLHLQQSYYDDDDDDWDDWDDRSTVVDDGDHTRSPGANGHAHQSPPSNNPNVHYRSKPHMERQDSISSSRKGSMVGRNLNRFSSFVRSGVEAFVLGDVPMMAKIAESYTIEMGPLGPGWKESPQPFSCSIEDPTKQTKFKGIKTYISYRVTPSHTGRPVYRRYKHFDWLYNRLLHKFTVISVPHLPEKQATGRFEEDFIEKRKRRLILWMNHMTSHPVLSQYEGFEHFLMCADDKQWKLGKRRAEKDEMVGAHFMLTLQIPNEHQDLQDVEERIDTFKSFAKKMDDSVMQLTHVASELVRKHLGGFRKEFQRLGNSFQSISQAFMLDPPHSSDTLNNAISHTGRTYENIGEMFAEQPKYDLFHMLDKLSLYQGLLCNFPDIIHLQKGLICCHLK from the exons ATGTCAGTCAGAGCCAAAGCACTCTACACTTTCCTGAGCGAAAACAAAGAGGAGATCAGCATCCAGGAGAACGAGGAGCTGGTGATCTTCGACGAGAACTCTGTGGACGGCTGGTTCCAGGGGGAGAACAGCCGGGGGGAGAGGGGTCTCTTCCCAGCTTCCTATGTGGAAATCATCCGCACTCGCTCCAACTCCAACGTGACGGATTGTTCCATCAGCCCAGCGGGATCTTTAGGAAATGACTCCTCCTATTTCCCCTCCACCCCAAACACCACTCTGCACTTGCAGCAGAGTTACTATgacgatgacgacgacgacTGGGACGACTGGGACGACAGATCGACGGTGGTGGACGATGGCGACCACACCAGAAGCCCTGGCGCCAATGGACATGCCCATCAGAGCCCGCCGTCCAACAACCCCAACGTGCACTACCGGTCCAAACCCCACATGGAGCGCCAGGACAGCATCTCCAGCTCCAGGAAGGGCAGCATGGTGGGGAGGAACTTGAACAGATTCTCCAGCTTTGTGCGCTCTGGGGTGGAAGCGTTCGTGTTGGGCGACGTACCCATGATGGCCAAGATAGCCGAGTCCTACACCATTGAGATGGGTCCGCTGGGCCCCGGATGGAAGGAGAGCCCACAGCCGTTCTCCTGCTCCATCGAAGACCCCACCAAACAGACGAAGTTCAAGGGCATCAAGACGTACATCTCGTACCGCGTGACGCCGAGCCACACCGGGCGTCCCGTCTACCGGCGCTACAAACACTTCGACTGGCTGTACAACCGCCTCCTGCACAAGTTCACTGTGATCTCCGTGCCCCACCTGCCTGAGAAGCAGGCCACGGGCCGATTCGAGGAAGACTTCATCGAGAAGCGCAAGAGACGACTGATCCTGTGGATGAACCACATGACCAGCCACCCCGTCCTCTCCCAGTACGAAGGTTTCGAACACTTTCTGATGTGTGCCGACGACAAGCAGTGGAAACTGGGGAAGAGACGGGCCGAAAAAGATGAGATGGTGGGCGCCCACTTCATGCTGACCCTCCAGATCCCCAACGAGCACCAGGACCTTCAGGACGTGGAGGAGCGGATCGACACCTTCAAGTCCTTCGCCAAGAAGATGGACGACAGCGTGATGCAGCTCACGCATGTTGCGTCGGAGTTGGTGCGGAAACACCTGGGCGGGTTCAGGAAGGAGTTCCAGCGTTTGGGGAACTCCTTCCAGTCCATCAGCCAGGCCTTCATGCTGGACCCTCCCCACAGCTCGGACACCTTGAATAACGCCATCTCCCACACGGGACGCACCTACGAGAACATTGGAGAGATGTTTGCGGAGCAACCTAAGTATGACCTCTTCCACATGCTGGACAAGCTGTCACTCTACCAAGGCCTGCTTTGCAACTTCCCCGACATCATTCATCTACAGAAAG GGCTGATTTGCTGCCATCTAAAATGA
- the snupn gene encoding snurportin-1: MDDLTRALSASFTVSKEPNSTAAPHPRLSQYKTKYSVLEQSERRRRFLDLQKNKRLNYVNHARRLADGDWTGADSDGEEDMEKRDEEQGEDGSVEEEGMEIERRKLPKHYANQLMLSEWLVDVPSELDTDWLMVVCPIGKRSLIVASKGSTAAYTKSGYCVNRFPSRLPGGNRHNSAMGKDYTILDCIYSEVDRTYYILDVMCWRGHPVYDCPTEFRFYWLQSKVLEADGLSDIAKRNPFRFVSLQSTACTAEAIRKALAAEYSFSVDGLLFYHRQTHYTPGSTPLVGWLRPYMVTDILGVDVPAGPLTTKPQYAGHQLQQIREHKKTSSEVRPANKSGGYELEYLSTPYQEGGDAQSFLNQKPISEANMEL; this comes from the exons ATGGATGACCTCACCAGAGCCCTCTCGGCCAGTTTCACTGTGTCCAAGGAGCCTAACAGTACGGCCGCCCCCCACCCTCGGTTGTCCCAATACAAGACCAAGTACAGCGTGCTTGAGCAGAGCGAGCGACGCCGCCGTTTCCTTGACCTGCAGAAAAA CAAAAGGTTAAACTACGTCAACCATGCGCGCCGTCTGGCCGACGGTGACTGGACGGGGGCGGACAGcgatggagaggaggacatgGAGAAACGAGACGAGGAACAGGGGGAGGATGGCAGCGTAGAAGAAGAGGGGATGGAGATTGAGAGGAGGAAGCTGCCAAAGCATTATGCCAACCAG CTCATGCTGTCAGAGTGGCTGGTGGACGTACCATCAGAActggacactgattggctgatggtGGTCTGTCCCATTGGGAAAAGATCTCTCATTGTTGCCTCAAAG GGTTCCACGGCGGCCTACACTAAAAGTGGCTACTGTGTGAACCGTTTCCCCTCCCGGCTGCCCGGTGGGAACCGACACAATTCAGCCATGGGAAAAG ACTACACCATCCTGGACTGCATCTACAGCGAAGTGGACAGAACCTACTACATCCTGGACGTCATGTGCTGGAGGGGCCACCCGGTGTACGACTGCCCC ACCGAGTTCCGATTCTACTGGCTCCAGTCCAAAGTCCTGGAGGCGGACGGCCTGTCGGACATCGCCAAACGCAACCCT TTCCGGTTCGTGAGCCTCCAAAGCACCGCCTGCACAGCGGAGGCCATCCGGAAAGCCCTGGCCGCCGAGTACAGCTTCAGC GTGGACGGGCTCCTCTTCTACCACCGGCAGACCCACTACACCCCCGGCAGCACCCCTCTGGTGGGCTGGCTCCGCCCCTACATGGTCACCGACATTCTGGGCGTGGACGTTCCCGCGGGCCCCCTGACGACCAAGCCTCAGTACGCCGgccaccagctgcagcagatccGGGAACACAAGAAAACATCCAGCGAAGTCCGGCCGGCCAACAAAAGCGGCGGCTACGAGTTGGAGTACCTGTCCACGCCGTACCAGGAAGGAGGAGACGCGCAgagttttttaaatcaaaagccGATCAGTGAAGCAAACATGGAGCTCTGA